In Clostridium sp. 'White wine YQ', the following proteins share a genomic window:
- a CDS encoding mechanosensitive ion channel family protein — MEEVKKLIAIVSSSPFEIVFVSLLIFVASFIFRKIFLIYVSKWCNKIIKSTENTVDDKLFKALEKPIAFLINMLGVYFALMYLSSKIYYREVIIINGKIFKVAWVIFFTWVTYNVTTKKSLLYNRVKRKYAENVYKIVFPFVSIIIRIIVVIISISIIAREFGFSGFITGLGVSGVVFALAAQETCSNLFGGVVILIDRPFSIGDWVQTPEVEGIIKEITFRSTKITTFSDALVTIPNAKLANSHITNWTLRDERRIYFRLYLDCETESKKIRKLIYRIEELLKNDSRVNKNVIIVAFDEFTKESLEIFIYFYTNVMEFVEYKKTKEDINLKILEIVEEEDIRFAINRNKIYIDKKEVYDNERES, encoded by the coding sequence ATGGAAGAAGTTAAAAAATTAATAGCTATAGTTTCAAGTTCTCCCTTTGAAATAGTATTTGTATCACTGCTTATTTTTGTTGCTTCATTTATATTTAGAAAAATATTTTTAATTTATGTATCTAAATGGTGTAATAAAATAATAAAATCAACAGAGAATACCGTAGATGATAAGTTGTTTAAAGCACTAGAGAAACCTATAGCATTTCTAATTAATATGCTAGGTGTATATTTTGCACTAATGTATTTGTCTAGTAAGATATACTATAGAGAAGTTATTATAATAAATGGAAAGATATTTAAAGTGGCTTGGGTAATATTTTTCACCTGGGTTACTTATAATGTAACTACAAAAAAGTCATTATTATATAATAGGGTTAAAAGAAAATATGCTGAGAATGTATATAAGATTGTTTTTCCATTTGTATCTATTATAATAAGAATTATAGTAGTAATTATTTCTATTAGTATAATAGCAAGAGAATTTGGGTTTTCAGGATTTATAACAGGACTTGGAGTTTCTGGAGTAGTTTTTGCGTTAGCAGCTCAAGAAACATGTTCCAACTTATTTGGAGGTGTAGTTATATTAATCGATAGGCCTTTTTCTATCGGTGACTGGGTTCAAACACCAGAAGTAGAAGGCATAATAAAGGAGATAACTTTTAGAAGTACAAAAATTACTACATTTTCTGATGCTTTAGTGACTATTCCAAATGCAAAACTCGCAAATTCTCATATAACTAATTGGACACTAAGAGATGAAAGAAGAATATATTTTAGGTTGTATTTAGATTGTGAGACAGAAAGTAAAAAAATTAGAAAATTAATTTATAGAATAGAGGAATTACTAAAAAATGATTCTAGGGTAAATAAGAATGTAATTATTGTTGCATTTGATGAATTTACTAAAGAAAGTTTAGAGATTTTTATATATTTCTACACAAATGTGATGGAGTTTGTTGAATATAAAAAGACAAAAGAAGACATTAACTTAAAAATATTAGAGATAGTAGAGGAAGAAGACATTAGGTTTGCAATTAATAGAAATAAAATATATATAGATAAAAAAGAAGTTTATGATAATGAAAGGGAGAGTTAA
- a CDS encoding HDIG domain-containing metalloprotein, producing MSVKLSRAEAWDLLREYNKSESLLNHALTVEGVMRYFARLLNQEDIDKWGIIGLLHDLDYEMYPDEHCIKVQEILREHDIDEEYIHAIASHGYGICCDIEPVHLMEKVLYTIDELTGLITAAAIMRPSKSVLDLELKSVKKKYKSKGFAAGVDRTIIENGAKMLGMDLDYIIEHTILAMREIADSIGLGGIEDI from the coding sequence ATGTCTGTTAAACTATCTAGAGCTGAAGCTTGGGACTTATTACGTGAATACAATAAAAGTGAATCTCTGCTTAATCATGCCTTAACTGTTGAAGGAGTAATGAGATATTTCGCAAGACTGTTAAATCAAGAAGATATAGACAAGTGGGGAATTATCGGATTATTACATGATCTAGATTATGAGATGTATCCTGACGAACATTGTATAAAAGTTCAAGAAATATTAAGAGAACATGATATTGATGAAGAATATATTCATGCAATAGCAAGTCATGGTTATGGAATTTGTTGTGATATTGAACCAGTTCATTTAATGGAAAAGGTATTATATACTATAGATGAACTTACTGGACTAATTACTGCAGCTGCAATAATGCGTCCTTCCAAAAGTGTTTTGGATTTAGAACTAAAATCTGTGAAGAAAAAATATAAATCTAAAGGTTTTGCTGCTGGAGTTGATAGAACTATTATTGAAAATGGTGCTAAAATGTTAGGTATGGACTTAGATTACATAATTGAACACACTATTCTCGCTATGAGAGAAATAGCTGACAGTATTGGATTAGGCGGAATTGAAGATATTTAA